A single window of Rhodamnia argentea isolate NSW1041297 chromosome 5, ASM2092103v1, whole genome shotgun sequence DNA harbors:
- the LOC125314973 gene encoding zinc finger CCCH domain-containing protein 44-like isoform X1, translating to MAISLNSLSSILVRETASLAAASSSSSSSLPSSSRLALPSRAARVAPVRSVTSPAASPNPAAGKREPRGIMKPRPVSPEMQALVGVPEIPRTQALKRIWAYIKEHNLQDPENKKIIICDEKLKKIFGGKDRVGFLEIAGLISPHFL from the exons ATGGCGATTtctctcaactctctctcttccatcctCGTCCGCGAGACGGCGTCGCtggccgccgcctcctcctcctcctcctcctccttgcccTCCTCGTCCAGGCTCGCCCTGCCGTCGCGCGCCGCCCGCGTGGCCCCCGTCCGGTCCGTGACCTCCCCCGCCGCTTCCCCCAACCCGGCGGCGGGGAAGCGCGAGCCGCGCGGGATCATGAAGCCGCGCCCCGTCTCGCCGGAGATGCAGGCCCTGGTCGGGGTTCCCGAGATTCCTCGCACCCAGGCTCTCAAGCGGATTTGGGCCTATATCAAGGAGCACAATCTTCAG GACCCTGAGAACAAGAAGATTATAATATGTGATGAGAAGCTGAAGAAAATATTTGGTGGGAAAGACCGAGTTGGGTTTCTTGAGATTGCAGGATTGATCAGTCCTCATTTTCTTTGA
- the LOC125314973 gene encoding uncharacterized protein LOC125314973 isoform X3 produces the protein MAISLNSLSSILVRETASLAAASSSSSSSLPSSSRLALPSRAARVAPVRSVTSPAASPNPAAGKREPRGIMKPRPVSPEMQALVGVPEIPRTQALKRIWAYIKEHNLQANILLQFVYRHIH, from the exons ATGGCGATTtctctcaactctctctcttccatcctCGTCCGCGAGACGGCGTCGCtggccgccgcctcctcctcctcctcctcctccttgcccTCCTCGTCCAGGCTCGCCCTGCCGTCGCGCGCCGCCCGCGTGGCCCCCGTCCGGTCCGTGACCTCCCCCGCCGCTTCCCCCAACCCGGCGGCGGGGAAGCGCGAGCCGCGCGGGATCATGAAGCCGCGCCCCGTCTCGCCGGAGATGCAGGCCCTGGTCGGGGTTCCCGAGATTCCTCGCACCCAGGCTCTCAAGCGGATTTGGGCCTATATCAAGGAGCACAATCTTCAG GCAAATATCTTGTTGCAGTTTGTGTACAGACATATCCATTAA
- the LOC125314973 gene encoding uncharacterized protein LOC125314973 isoform X2, with protein sequence MAISLNSLSSILVRETASLAAASSSSSSSLPSSSRLALPSRAARVAPVRSVTSPAASPNPAAGKREPRGIMKPRPVSPEMQALVGVPEIPRTQALKRIWAYIKEHNLQVFLPVVRMIYACCILFLE encoded by the exons ATGGCGATTtctctcaactctctctcttccatcctCGTCCGCGAGACGGCGTCGCtggccgccgcctcctcctcctcctcctcctccttgcccTCCTCGTCCAGGCTCGCCCTGCCGTCGCGCGCCGCCCGCGTGGCCCCCGTCCGGTCCGTGACCTCCCCCGCCGCTTCCCCCAACCCGGCGGCGGGGAAGCGCGAGCCGCGCGGGATCATGAAGCCGCGCCCCGTCTCGCCGGAGATGCAGGCCCTGGTCGGGGTTCCCGAGATTCCTCGCACCCAGGCTCTCAAGCGGATTTGGGCCTATATCAAGGAGCACAATCTTCAG GTTTTCCTTCCCGTGGTTCGCATGATTTATGCTTGCTGCATTCTGTTTCTTGAATAG